In Blastopirellula sp. J2-11, a single genomic region encodes these proteins:
- a CDS encoding DUF1501 domain-containing protein, with translation MNHRHEQLQSITRRHFLSAMQLGVGGMALGSLLSGESQADEISIDPSQPMSPRKAQYAPKAKSVIYLHLAGSPPNLDLFDYKPELVKRTGADCPAEFLAGKEFAFTKGTPTLLGTPHKFRQCGESGAWLSDALVKFEEVVDDICFIKSMNTDQFNHAPAELLLYTGSPRLGRPSMGSWVTYGLGSENQNLPGFVVLNSGGSNPSSGKSAWGSGFLPSVFQGVQCRSQGDPVLYLSNPKGMPRDVRRMSLDAIRDLNQAQASVIGDPETETRIAQYELAYRMQASAPETMDISQETADTLTKYGAEPGDGSFASNCLLARRLVEQGVRYVQLFDWGWDFHGTNPSESLGDGLRTKAKRIDEPVTALIQDLKQRGLLEDTLVICGGEFGRTPFREGRTAGSQNLGRDHYPDCFTLMMAGGGIKPGITYGATDELGFQVTENKVHVHDLQATILHLMGMDHLKLTYPFAGRDFRLTDVHGELVPGILA, from the coding sequence ATGAACCACCGACACGAACAATTGCAATCGATTACGCGGCGCCACTTTCTGAGTGCGATGCAGTTGGGCGTCGGCGGGATGGCGCTCGGTTCACTTCTGTCGGGCGAGTCGCAGGCTGACGAGATCTCGATCGATCCCTCACAGCCGATGTCGCCGCGCAAAGCCCAATACGCTCCGAAGGCGAAATCGGTCATCTATTTGCATTTGGCGGGTTCGCCGCCGAATCTTGACCTGTTTGACTACAAGCCGGAACTGGTGAAACGGACCGGCGCCGATTGTCCGGCGGAGTTTCTCGCCGGCAAAGAGTTCGCCTTCACCAAGGGAACGCCGACGCTGCTTGGTACTCCTCACAAGTTTCGTCAGTGCGGCGAGTCTGGAGCCTGGCTGTCAGACGCGCTGGTCAAGTTCGAGGAAGTGGTCGACGACATCTGTTTCATCAAGTCGATGAATACCGATCAATTCAATCATGCTCCGGCCGAACTGCTGCTCTATACCGGTTCGCCGCGACTCGGTCGGCCTTCGATGGGATCGTGGGTCACGTATGGGCTCGGTTCCGAGAATCAAAATCTGCCGGGCTTCGTCGTGCTCAATTCCGGCGGGTCGAATCCCAGCTCTGGCAAAAGCGCCTGGGGAAGCGGCTTTTTGCCCTCGGTCTTTCAAGGGGTGCAGTGTCGCTCGCAAGGGGATCCGGTCTTGTATCTCTCGAACCCGAAAGGGATGCCGCGCGACGTGCGGCGGATGTCGCTCGACGCGATTCGCGATCTGAATCAAGCCCAGGCCAGCGTGATCGGCGACCCCGAAACCGAGACGCGCATCGCCCAGTACGAGCTGGCGTATCGGATGCAAGCCTCGGCGCCGGAGACGATGGACATCTCGCAGGAAACGGCCGACACGCTGACCAAGTATGGCGCCGAGCCGGGGGACGGCAGCTTTGCGTCCAACTGCCTGCTGGCGCGACGTCTGGTCGAGCAGGGCGTTCGCTATGTGCAGCTGTTTGACTGGGGTTGGGACTTCCACGGCACCAATCCCAGCGAATCGCTAGGAGACGGCTTGCGCACCAAAGCGAAACGGATCGACGAGCCGGTCACGGCGCTGATCCAAGATCTGAAACAACGCGGCCTGCTCGAGGATACGCTGGTGATTTGCGGAGGAGAATTTGGCCGCACCCCGTTCCGCGAAGGCCGTACTGCCGGCAGTCAGAATCTCGGCCGCGATCACTATCCCGATTGCTTTACGTTGATGATGGCCGGCGGCGGAATCAAACCAGGAATCACCTACGGGGCGACCGATGAACTCGGTTTCCAAGTGACCGAGAACAAGGTGCATGTCCATGATTTGCAAGCGACCATTTTGCACCTGATGGGAATGGATCATTTGAAATTGACCTATCCATTCGCTGGTCGCGACTTCCGTTTGACCGACGTGCATGGTGAATTAGTGCCAGGCATCTTGGCGTAG
- a CDS encoding HDOD domain-containing protein, with product MTDSSKQLKDLLAGAQLPALPQSAIRLLELSQDPENGPAEFAVPIESDPGLTGQVLRFVNSSYFGFSREISSVKLAITLVGIRTIKNFALWSAVFSLMPNPKSGPFDLKNLWQDSLRRGLFARAMGKILGLKDSEDLFAAALLQDMAVPLLAKELPEKYADLLVSRANGEKRLSELEREKFGWDHAEAGGVIARGWSLPEEFAVLIESHADIERLVNEPNEPGKVSVALSALLPATNDEAWPERDTFVGYYEQLRGDGPSAEELLAQIDVEFEEFAPVLKLTTPTQTLVDSFQAAPKEPSQT from the coding sequence ATGACAGACTCATCGAAACAGCTCAAAGATTTGTTGGCGGGAGCCCAGCTTCCGGCGTTGCCGCAAAGCGCGATCCGCTTGTTAGAACTTTCGCAAGATCCAGAAAACGGACCTGCGGAGTTTGCGGTACCGATCGAATCGGACCCTGGCCTCACGGGACAGGTATTACGATTCGTCAATTCGTCGTATTTCGGTTTTTCCCGTGAGATCTCCAGCGTAAAGCTGGCGATCACCCTGGTCGGCATTCGCACGATCAAAAACTTCGCTCTCTGGAGCGCCGTCTTCAGCCTAATGCCCAATCCCAAGAGTGGGCCCTTTGACCTGAAGAATCTCTGGCAAGATTCGCTGCGACGCGGTTTATTCGCGCGAGCGATGGGCAAGATTTTGGGGCTGAAAGACTCCGAAGATCTCTTCGCCGCCGCGCTGCTGCAAGATATGGCCGTGCCGCTGTTGGCCAAAGAGTTACCCGAAAAATATGCCGACCTCTTGGTCAGTCGTGCCAACGGCGAAAAACGCCTGTCCGAACTCGAACGCGAAAAATTCGGCTGGGACCATGCTGAAGCAGGCGGCGTGATCGCTCGCGGTTGGAGCCTGCCGGAAGAGTTCGCCGTGCTGATTGAATCGCACGCCGATATCGAACGACTGGTCAACGAGCCCAATGAGCCCGGCAAGGTGTCCGTCGCTTTGTCCGCTTTGTTGCCGGCGACCAATGACGAAGCCTGGCCCGAACGGGACACTTTCGTCGGCTACTACGAACAACTCCGGGGCGATGGTCCCAGCGCCGAAGAACTGCTTGCGCAAATCGATGTCGAATTTGAAGAATTTGCACCGGTTTTGAAACTGACGACCCCGACCCAAACGTTGGTCGATTCGTTCCAAGCGGCGCCGAAAGAACCGTCGCAGACCTAA
- a CDS encoding TPR end-of-group domain-containing protein translates to MPSNINLGLPDMNSLQETRRLRRIREVEGYLDLILSASSHLPASIDAKRTLAQRAIALLDEIEEIDGSSNDTLYLRGQTYRTLDEHHKAIDCLRHVCDDDPTDIHVWLALGWSYKRVGRLDLAIEALEEAMCNDPAQPIIHYNLACYWALAKNLRLSMEYLAQACEINASFRELVDAESDFDAIRYDPEFVGLMNLIA, encoded by the coding sequence TTGCCATCCAATATCAACCTGGGACTTCCCGATATGAACAGCCTGCAGGAAACGCGTCGACTGCGACGCATTCGCGAAGTGGAAGGCTATCTTGATTTGATCCTTTCGGCATCGTCGCACTTGCCTGCTTCGATCGACGCCAAACGAACGCTCGCTCAGCGAGCTATCGCGTTGCTGGACGAAATTGAGGAGATCGACGGATCATCCAACGACACGCTTTATCTGCGCGGTCAGACCTACCGCACGCTGGACGAGCATCACAAGGCGATCGATTGCCTGCGTCACGTCTGCGACGACGATCCGACCGATATCCATGTCTGGCTGGCCCTCGGCTGGTCCTATAAGCGTGTGGGCCGCTTAGATCTAGCGATCGAGGCGCTGGAAGAAGCGATGTGCAACGATCCGGCCCAGCCGATCATTCACTACAACTTGGCTTGCTATTGGGCCCTCGCGAAGAACCTCCGTCTCTCGATGGAGTATTTGGCGCAGGCCTGCGAGATCAACGCCAGCTTTCGCGAGTTGGTCGACGCCGAGTCGGACTTTGATGCGATCCGCTACGATCCCGAGTTCGTCGGGCTGATGAATCTGATCGCTTAA
- a CDS encoding dihydrofolate reductase, producing the protein MTVSLIVAASQNNVIGRSGDMPWRLSADLQRFKKLTMGHSIVMGRKTYESIGRLLPGRQTVIVTRQTDYAVAGAVIAANVAEALKTPSTSGEIFVVGGGEIYAQAIDLADQIYLTRVQTTIADGDTFFPALDQDNWERVEATDFPADEKNDYTTTFEIWRRPG; encoded by the coding sequence ATGACCGTTTCTTTGATCGTCGCGGCGTCACAGAACAACGTCATCGGCCGCAGCGGCGATATGCCGTGGCGGTTGTCGGCCGATTTACAGCGCTTCAAAAAGTTGACGATGGGACACTCGATCGTCATGGGGCGCAAGACGTACGAATCGATCGGACGCTTGCTGCCGGGCCGGCAGACGGTGATTGTGACGCGTCAGACCGACTATGCCGTCGCAGGGGCCGTGATCGCCGCCAACGTAGCGGAGGCGCTCAAGACGCCGTCGACAAGCGGCGAAATTTTTGTGGTCGGCGGCGGTGAGATCTACGCCCAAGCGATCGATCTGGCCGATCAGATTTACTTGACCCGCGTCCAGACGACGATCGCTGATGGGGACACTTTTTTTCCGGCGCTCGATCAAGACAACTGGGAACGTGTCGAAGCGACCGATTTTCCGGCGGACGAAAAGAACGACTACACGACGACCTTTGAGATTTGGCGTCGCCCCGGTTGA
- a CDS encoding thymidylate synthase: MRQYLDLMQRILDEGVRKEDRTGTGTLSVFGHQMRFRLADGFPAVTTKKLHLRSIIHELLWFLQGETNVAYLRENKVSIWDEWADEAGELGPVYGYQWRSWPTPDGGHIDQIANLVEQIKTNPDSRRLIVSAWNVADVPRMKLPPCHLLFQFYVAEGKLSCQLYQRSADVFLGVPFNIASYALLTMMVAQVTGLEPGDFVHTFGDAHLYLNHMDQTQLQLSREPRPLPTMRINPAVTDLLKFRFEDFELVDYDPHPHISAPVAV, translated from the coding sequence ATGCGACAATATCTAGATCTCATGCAGCGTATTCTCGACGAAGGGGTCCGCAAGGAAGACCGGACCGGCACCGGTACGCTGAGCGTCTTCGGCCATCAGATGCGATTTCGCCTGGCCGACGGGTTTCCGGCCGTCACCACCAAAAAGCTCCACCTGCGGTCGATCATCCACGAGCTGCTTTGGTTTCTGCAGGGAGAGACCAACGTCGCCTACCTGCGAGAGAATAAAGTCTCGATCTGGGACGAGTGGGCCGATGAAGCAGGCGAACTCGGCCCGGTCTACGGCTATCAGTGGCGATCGTGGCCGACGCCAGACGGCGGGCACATCGATCAGATCGCCAACCTGGTCGAGCAGATCAAGACCAACCCTGATTCACGGCGGCTGATCGTTTCGGCCTGGAACGTGGCCGACGTGCCGCGGATGAAGTTGCCGCCGTGCCATTTGCTGTTTCAGTTTTATGTGGCCGAGGGGAAGCTCTCGTGCCAGCTGTATCAGCGCAGCGCCGATGTCTTTTTGGGGGTGCCGTTCAATATCGCGTCGTATGCGTTGTTGACGATGATGGTCGCCCAAGTGACCGGCCTGGAGCCGGGGGACTTTGTGCATACGTTTGGCGACGCGCATCTCTACTTGAACCACATGGATCAAACGCAGCTGCAACTGTCGCGTGAGCCGCGGCCGCTGCCGACCATGCGGATCAACCCTGCGGTGACCGATCTGTTGAAGTTTCGGTTTGAAGACTTTGAGTTGGTCGACTACGATCCCCATCCGCACATCTCGGCTCCGGTGGCGGTATGA
- a CDS encoding PAAR domain-containing protein, with the protein MGQPAACITYLQVCPMVTVIVPHVGGPIIGPGAVTVLVGEMPAAQVTNMCTCVGPPSTIVLGSATVLLEEMPAARMGDETDHGGVISLGLPVVLIGE; encoded by the coding sequence ATGGGACAACCGGCCGCGTGCATTACGTACTTGCAAGTTTGTCCGATGGTGACGGTGATCGTGCCGCATGTCGGCGGACCGATCATTGGTCCCGGCGCCGTCACCGTGCTGGTGGGCGAAATGCCGGCCGCGCAGGTTACCAACATGTGTACCTGCGTTGGGCCGCCGTCGACGATTGTGCTTGGTTCAGCGACCGTGCTTTTGGAAGAAATGCCGGCGGCGCGAATGGGGGACGAAACCGATCACGGCGGCGTGATCTCGCTGGGATTGCCGGTCGTTTTGATCGGCGAATAG
- a CDS encoding DUF6931 family protein, producing MSNQEATAPAALCELSELAQQLLEREPQAPRFFKALVDSELYDDALQFAAACLAAPDRVWWGLLCIWESLRPVAHPDEELLLENIVAYLRAPQEDLRWRIRAYSRTKGISPPLKMLAQALFHSGESITPANGPQLKPKPQVPVALISTAAKSAATLCRSRGGVDMRPEFLRLAMEVSRGQHSLIAEPAAT from the coding sequence ATGAGCAATCAAGAAGCGACCGCTCCAGCCGCACTTTGCGAATTGTCCGAGCTGGCGCAACAGTTATTAGAACGCGAACCACAGGCTCCTCGCTTCTTCAAAGCGCTGGTTGACAGCGAGCTTTATGACGATGCGCTGCAATTCGCAGCAGCATGTCTGGCGGCTCCTGATCGCGTCTGGTGGGGTTTGCTTTGCATCTGGGAATCACTACGTCCCGTGGCGCATCCCGATGAAGAGCTCTTGCTAGAGAATATTGTCGCGTATCTCCGAGCTCCGCAGGAGGATCTGCGTTGGCGGATTCGCGCCTATTCGCGCACCAAAGGGATCAGCCCACCGCTGAAAATGCTGGCTCAAGCTCTGTTTCATTCCGGAGAGAGCATCACGCCGGCGAATGGTCCGCAGCTGAAACCGAAACCCCAGGTCCCGGTTGCGTTGATCTCGACCGCAGCCAAATCAGCGGCCACCCTTTGTCGCAGCCGTGGCGGCGTCGACATGCGCCCAGAATTCCTCCGCTTGGCGATGGAAGTTAGCCGAGGCCAGCATTCGCTCATCGCAGAACCAGCCGCAACCTAA
- a CDS encoding DUF6931 family protein, whose amino-acid sequence MKSRPFPKHDCRHGSHAKHAATPSPAAAPLSPLRGDATAVEICQRYKLQLSYEARSLLTPTLAPMIYIERLLAKELDAAARKFLAAALPLRRSLWWSVLAIHDALGDDPDGEAFHLAPVVQWIARPSEEGLLAIRRIDKQVKRISLWGCLYQAAYSAGGRATSPDQPIAVAPPEMPRRIIAAIISMAASYREPRGYYERQRRYLLLGKSLVQGPAPWTCRNASPAQETR is encoded by the coding sequence ATGAAATCTCGACCGTTCCCCAAACACGATTGTCGCCACGGCTCGCATGCAAAACATGCGGCGACTCCGTCGCCGGCAGCTGCGCCGCTGAGCCCGTTGCGCGGGGATGCGACAGCGGTCGAAATTTGCCAGCGTTACAAGTTGCAGTTGTCGTACGAAGCTCGCAGCTTGTTGACGCCGACATTGGCGCCGATGATCTATATCGAGCGCCTATTGGCGAAGGAGTTGGACGCCGCCGCCCGCAAGTTTCTGGCCGCTGCGTTGCCGCTACGTCGATCATTATGGTGGTCGGTGCTGGCGATTCATGACGCGCTAGGCGACGATCCTGACGGCGAAGCGTTTCATTTAGCGCCTGTGGTGCAATGGATTGCCCGTCCCAGTGAAGAAGGCTTGCTGGCGATCCGCCGCATCGACAAACAAGTAAAACGCATCTCTCTCTGGGGATGCCTCTATCAGGCCGCCTACTCGGCCGGCGGACGCGCGACTTCGCCCGATCAGCCAATCGCTGTCGCTCCGCCTGAAATGCCGCGACGGATCATTGCCGCGATCATCTCGATGGCGGCCAGTTATCGCGAGCCGCGCGGTTACTATGAGCGCCAGAGACGCTATTTGTTACTGGGAAAAAGCTTGGTGCAAGGTCCGGCGCCGTGGACTTGTCGGAACGCCTCACCCGCACAGGAGACGCGATGA
- a CDS encoding type VI secretion system Vgr family protein — MDLSDLFDASNRPLRVETPLGPQTLAISAFQGRESVSALYEFQLTLLGDPSGDIDFSKVLGKAATVTLDDPFGLGPRYFHGIFTTFAEVSRDDQFTQYEATLAPKHWLMGLTRNCRIFQRMTVPEVLQEVFKGYDVDFNLKSKYPYRDYLVQYEESDLDFVLRLMEEEGIYFHFKHEKEKHKLFMCDQTVSQIPINGISALIYESVIGGVRPENRIYWWRREQQITSKNVALRDIAFQMTGQDLDASAVVVKKVKCGTAEHDLHAVSDLPDPQREVYIYPSGYAGWFDDVNGGGGDQSDELGKTQDAGTVSAKLDAQRIATTAVRCQGKSDIPRLTPGYLFSLMRHANGDDDYQLLEVEHDAKVDVNYRSHDASLGTDLQYENRFICQPKAVQFRPQLTVAKPKICGMQSARVVGPEKEEIFIDKYGRVKVKFPWDRSDIENEAASCWIRVGQVWAGPRWGAFFWPRIGHEVIVAFEEGDPDRPIIVGSVYNSTNMPPLELPLNRQMGGVKSCIFQGDPLKNFNAIVFHDVPGHEYTQVHSERQAVDNTESYRYQYTPTKHYKLNGALL, encoded by the coding sequence GTGGATCTCTCAGATCTGTTTGACGCATCGAATCGCCCGCTTCGTGTCGAAACCCCTTTGGGGCCGCAAACTCTGGCGATCTCGGCCTTTCAGGGGCGTGAGTCGGTCAGTGCGCTGTACGAGTTTCAACTGACGTTGTTGGGCGACCCCAGCGGCGACATCGATTTTTCCAAGGTCTTGGGCAAAGCCGCTACGGTGACGCTCGACGATCCCTTTGGTTTGGGCCCGCGCTACTTTCACGGCATCTTTACGACATTTGCCGAAGTGAGTCGCGACGATCAGTTTACGCAGTACGAAGCGACGCTCGCTCCCAAGCATTGGTTGATGGGGCTGACGCGCAACTGTCGGATCTTCCAGCGGATGACGGTCCCCGAGGTTCTGCAGGAAGTCTTCAAAGGGTACGACGTCGACTTCAATTTGAAATCGAAGTATCCCTACCGTGACTATCTGGTGCAGTACGAAGAATCGGATCTCGATTTCGTGCTGCGTCTGATGGAAGAAGAGGGAATTTATTTTCACTTCAAGCACGAAAAAGAGAAACACAAACTGTTCATGTGCGACCAGACGGTCAGCCAGATTCCGATCAATGGGATTAGTGCGTTGATCTACGAATCGGTCATCGGCGGCGTCCGGCCCGAAAATCGCATCTACTGGTGGCGCCGCGAACAGCAGATCACCTCCAAAAATGTGGCGCTGCGTGACATCGCGTTTCAAATGACCGGCCAAGATCTCGACGCTTCCGCAGTCGTGGTGAAGAAAGTCAAATGCGGCACAGCCGAACATGATCTGCACGCGGTTAGCGACTTGCCCGACCCGCAGCGCGAGGTCTATATCTATCCGTCAGGCTACGCCGGCTGGTTTGATGACGTGAACGGCGGCGGCGGCGATCAAAGTGACGAACTTGGTAAAACGCAGGATGCGGGGACGGTTTCGGCCAAGCTCGACGCTCAGCGAATTGCGACGACCGCGGTGCGCTGCCAAGGCAAAAGCGATATCCCGCGGCTGACGCCGGGCTATTTATTCTCGCTGATGCGTCACGCCAACGGCGATGACGACTATCAATTGTTAGAAGTCGAGCACGACGCCAAAGTCGACGTGAACTATCGTTCGCATGACGCGTCGCTCGGAACCGATCTGCAATACGAAAACCGCTTCATTTGTCAACCGAAAGCGGTGCAGTTTCGCCCGCAATTGACGGTCGCCAAGCCAAAGATTTGCGGCATGCAATCGGCTCGCGTCGTGGGTCCTGAGAAGGAAGAAATCTTCATCGACAAGTATGGTCGGGTGAAGGTCAAATTTCCGTGGGATCGGAGCGACATCGAGAACGAAGCCGCGTCGTGCTGGATTCGCGTCGGCCAGGTCTGGGCCGGACCGCGGTGGGGCGCTTTCTTCTGGCCCCGGATCGGGCACGAAGTGATCGTCGCGTTTGAAGAGGGAGATCCCGATCGCCCGATCATCGTCGGCAGCGTCTACAACTCGACGAACATGCCGCCGTTAGAGTTGCCGTTGAACCGGCAGATGGGCGGCGTCAAATCGTGCATCTTCCAAGGCGATCCCTTGAAGAACTTCAATGCGATCGTGTTTCACGACGTGCCGGGACACGAATACACGCAAGTTCACTCCGAGCGGCAAGCGGTCGATAACACGGAAAGCTATCGCTACCAATACACGCCGACCAAGCACTACAAACTCAACGGAGCGCTGCTTTAA